A window of Bacillus sp. E(2018) contains these coding sequences:
- the remB gene encoding extracellular matrix regulator RemB, with translation MLLHLGDEEVIHSKDVLAILDINALKASELALEFLKKHENNQTLTDLSGNAAKSVIITDKTIYLSPLSASTLKKRASDRLELENGWNIK, from the coding sequence TTGCTTTTGCATTTAGGTGATGAAGAAGTCATTCATTCAAAAGATGTGCTGGCGATATTGGATATCAATGCGTTAAAGGCTTCTGAGTTAGCTTTAGAGTTTCTTAAAAAGCATGAGAACAATCAGACACTGACCGATTTAAGCGGAAATGCTGCTAAATCCGTAATCATTACAGATAAAACGATCTATCTATCTCCTCTTTCTGCCTCTACGTTAAAAAAGAGAGCCTCTGATCGCCTCGAACTTGAAAATGGCTGGAATATAAAATAA
- the gyrB gene encoding DNA topoisomerase (ATP-hydrolyzing) subunit B — protein MKVNELTTEQQLEQQQNYDESNIQVLEGLEAVRKRPGMYIGATNVRGLHHLVWEIVDNSIDEALAGYCDTIRITIEEDNSITVEDNGRGIPVGMHEKMGRPALEVIMTVLHAGGKFGGGGYKVSGGLHGVGASVVNALSTMLEVTVSRDGKLHYQSYERGVPTADLKVIGETDKTGTRTHFKPDPEIFTESLEYDFPTLSNRIRELAYLNRGLRIIAEDKRGEEPVVKEYHYEGGIKSYVEHINRTREVLHEEPIFVEGEKDGISVEIAFQYNDSYASNIYSFANNINTHEGGTHESGFKTALTRVINDYGRKNNLFKDNDTNLTGEDVREGLTAIISIKHPDPQFEGQTKTKLGNSEARQITESIFSETFSSFMLENPVVAKSIVEKGMMALRARVAAKKARELTRRKSALEVSSLPGKLADCSSKDASISEIYVVEGDSAGGSAKQGRDRHFQAILPLRGKIINVEKARLDKILSNNEVRAIITALGTGIGDEFDITKARYHKIIIMTDADVDGAHIRTLLLTFFFRYMRPIIEHGYIYIAQPPLYKVQQGKRIEYAYNDKELEKLLAELPQVPKPQLQRYKGLGEMNPSQLWETTMDPETRTLLQVEMKDAMAADETFDILMGDKVEPRRDFIQENAQYVTNLDI, from the coding sequence ATGAAGGTGAACGAATTGACGACTGAACAACAGTTAGAACAACAGCAAAATTATGATGAAAGTAATATCCAGGTACTCGAAGGTCTTGAAGCCGTCCGTAAACGTCCAGGGATGTATATCGGTGCTACGAACGTACGCGGTCTTCACCATCTTGTATGGGAGATCGTCGATAACTCGATCGATGAAGCTTTAGCAGGTTATTGTGACACGATTCGAATTACGATCGAAGAAGATAACAGCATCACGGTAGAAGATAACGGACGTGGAATCCCAGTAGGTATGCATGAAAAGATGGGAAGACCTGCTCTAGAAGTTATCATGACGGTTCTCCATGCCGGAGGAAAATTTGGCGGTGGAGGTTATAAAGTATCAGGCGGACTGCATGGTGTTGGTGCCTCAGTAGTTAATGCCTTGTCCACGATGCTTGAAGTAACCGTATCTCGTGATGGAAAGCTGCATTATCAGTCTTACGAGCGCGGCGTGCCGACTGCAGATCTCAAAGTTATCGGCGAAACAGACAAGACAGGTACGCGTACTCACTTCAAACCAGACCCTGAAATTTTTACTGAATCATTAGAATATGATTTCCCTACACTCTCAAACCGTATTCGTGAACTAGCTTACTTGAACCGTGGTCTTCGTATTATCGCTGAAGACAAGCGCGGTGAAGAGCCAGTTGTGAAGGAATACCACTATGAAGGCGGGATTAAATCTTATGTCGAGCACATCAACCGTACACGTGAAGTGCTGCATGAAGAACCAATCTTCGTTGAAGGGGAAAAGGATGGCATCTCGGTTGAGATCGCGTTCCAATACAACGACAGCTACGCAAGCAACATCTATTCGTTTGCGAACAACATCAATACACATGAAGGCGGTACGCACGAGTCAGGGTTCAAAACAGCTCTAACACGTGTGATCAACGATTATGGTCGTAAGAACAATCTGTTCAAAGACAACGACACGAACTTAACAGGTGAAGACGTTCGTGAAGGTCTAACAGCGATCATCTCGATCAAACACCCTGATCCTCAGTTCGAAGGGCAAACGAAAACGAAGCTCGGAAACTCTGAAGCAAGACAAATCACAGAATCCATCTTCTCAGAGACGTTTTCATCCTTCATGCTAGAGAATCCGGTCGTTGCGAAATCAATCGTTGAAAAAGGGATGATGGCACTGCGTGCGCGTGTTGCTGCTAAAAAAGCACGTGAACTAACACGACGTAAGAGTGCGTTAGAAGTATCATCGTTGCCTGGTAAACTGGCAGACTGTTCTTCAAAAGATGCAAGCATCTCTGAGATCTATGTGGTTGAGGGTGACTCTGCCGGTGGATCGGCTAAGCAAGGACGTGACCGTCATTTCCAAGCGATCTTGCCACTTCGAGGTAAGATCATCAACGTTGAAAAAGCACGACTTGATAAGATCCTTTCCAATAACGAGGTTCGCGCGATCATCACGGCTTTAGGAACAGGAATCGGTGATGAGTTCGATATTACGAAAGCACGTTATCATAAGATCATCATCATGACAGATGCCGATGTCGATGGTGCACATATCCGTACGTTGCTGCTAACGTTCTTTTTCAGATATATGCGTCCGATCATTGAGCACGGCTATATCTATATCGCACAGCCTCCGCTTTATAAAGTACAGCAAGGTAAACGTATAGAGTATGCCTACAACGATAAAGAACTTGAAAAATTGCTGGCTGAACTTCCGCAAGTTCCTAAGCCGCAGCTTCAGCGTTATAAGGGTCTAGGTGAGATGAACCCATCTCAGTTATGGGAAACAACAATGGACCCAGAGACACGTACATTGCTGCAAGTTGAAATGAAAGATGCGATGGCAGCTGATGAAACGTTCGATATCTTAATGGGCGACAAAGTTGAACCGCGCCGTGACTTTATCCAAGAAAACGCACAATATGTGACGAACTTAGATATTTAA